The following are encoded in a window of Pelomicrobium methylotrophicum genomic DNA:
- a CDS encoding cytochrome d ubiquinol oxidase subunit II — protein MPELTSPEGWLPLAFLLVMGLAMLAYVVLDGFDLGVGLLFPGADDAEKDRMIASIGPFWDTNETWLVLGVGVLLVAFPAAHGVILGALYLPVALMLAGLILRGVAFDFRVKARAVHKSHWNRAFFLGSLLAALAQGYMLGLLVMGFDTSMGAHLFALLIAACLVAGYALLGATWLIIKTDGALQRRAVRWAQGALWWTALGIVAISVATPLLSERIFAKWFNLPYLVLLAPIPLSTALLFFIVARSLRRLPVRLAEGNEYGAWVPFAGTVGIFLLAFYGLAYSLFPYLVIDRLTIWEAAAAPESLLIIFVGAVVVLPMIIGYTVFAYRVFRGKAADLRYD, from the coding sequence ATGCCCGAGTTGACGAGTCCGGAAGGCTGGCTACCACTGGCCTTTCTGCTGGTGATGGGGCTGGCGATGCTGGCCTATGTGGTGCTCGACGGCTTCGACCTCGGCGTAGGCCTGCTTTTTCCAGGCGCCGATGACGCCGAGAAGGACCGGATGATCGCCTCGATCGGCCCGTTCTGGGATACCAACGAAACTTGGCTGGTGCTGGGCGTCGGCGTGTTACTGGTGGCTTTCCCGGCTGCCCACGGGGTGATCCTGGGCGCGTTGTACCTGCCGGTGGCGCTGATGCTCGCCGGGCTCATTCTGCGCGGGGTCGCGTTCGACTTTCGGGTCAAGGCGCGCGCCGTGCACAAGTCGCATTGGAACCGGGCCTTTTTCCTGGGTTCGCTGCTCGCGGCGCTGGCCCAGGGTTACATGCTCGGCTTGCTGGTGATGGGCTTTGACACCAGCATGGGCGCGCACCTGTTCGCGCTGCTGATCGCCGCCTGCCTCGTGGCTGGCTACGCGCTGCTCGGCGCCACTTGGCTGATTATCAAGACCGACGGTGCCCTGCAGCGGCGCGCGGTGCGCTGGGCGCAGGGCGCACTGTGGTGGACGGCGCTCGGCATCGTCGCCATCTCGGTGGCCACGCCACTGCTGTCCGAGCGCATCTTCGCCAAATGGTTCAACCTGCCTTACCTGGTGTTGCTGGCGCCGATCCCGCTGAGCACGGCGCTGTTGTTCTTCATTGTCGCCCGCAGTCTCAGGCGGTTGCCGGTCCGCCTTGCCGAGGGCAACGAATACGGTGCCTGGGTGCCGTTCGCCGGCACCGTAGGCATCTTCCTGCTCGCCTTCTACGGTCTGGCCTACAGCCTGTTCCCGTACCTGGTCATCGATCGCCTGACGATCTGGGAGGCGGCCGCGGCGCCGGAGTCGCTGCTGATCATCTTCGTCGGCGCGGTGGTTGTGCTGCCGATGATCATCGGCTACACCGTGTTCGCTTACCGGGTCTTTCGCGGCAAGGCTGCCGATCTGCGCTACGACTGA
- a CDS encoding cytochrome ubiquinol oxidase subunit I: MASGLDALLLARIQFAANISFHILFPTITIALGWLLLFFKLRFNATGDSKWMDAYGFWVKVFALSFALGVVSGITMSFQFGTNWPGFMNTVGNIAGPLLAYEVLTAFFLEATFLGIMLFGYRRVSDGIHTLATVLVAVGTTLSAFWILALNSWMHTPAGFELRDGVAHATDWWAVVFNPSFPYRFAHMMLASFLTVAFLVAGVSAWRWRRGDRAPAVLATLRTGVALGATLVPVQILVGDLHGLNALEHQPAKVAAIEAIWETERGAALTLFGFPDEQARTTHAAVKIPKLASLILTHDWNGELRGLNEFVDEHPPVAPVFWAFRLMVGLGVLMLLVGVWGAVRLWRHPEPSPALARVLVGMSFSGWVAVLAGWYVTEIGRQPWLVQGVLSAAEAASAVPAPTIGVSLALYLLLYAVLTTAYVRVVFYLAAQARHAAPFGSRGRAEGPPVMPYVQPKA, from the coding sequence ATGGCGTCGGGCCTGGACGCTTTGCTGCTGGCGCGGATCCAGTTCGCCGCGAATATCTCGTTCCACATTCTGTTTCCGACGATCACGATCGCGCTCGGCTGGTTACTGCTGTTCTTCAAGCTGCGCTTCAATGCCACCGGCGACTCCAAATGGATGGATGCCTACGGCTTCTGGGTCAAAGTGTTTGCGCTCAGTTTTGCGCTCGGCGTGGTCAGTGGCATCACGATGAGCTTCCAGTTTGGCACCAACTGGCCGGGCTTCATGAATACGGTCGGCAATATCGCCGGGCCGCTGTTGGCGTATGAGGTGTTGACGGCGTTTTTCCTCGAGGCGACTTTCCTTGGCATCATGCTGTTCGGCTATCGTCGGGTGAGCGACGGCATTCACACGCTGGCCACGGTGCTGGTCGCTGTCGGCACCACGCTGTCAGCGTTCTGGATCCTGGCGCTCAACTCGTGGATGCACACGCCCGCCGGCTTCGAGCTGCGCGACGGCGTCGCCCATGCCACCGACTGGTGGGCGGTCGTTTTCAACCCGTCGTTTCCGTACCGGTTCGCCCATATGATGCTGGCTTCGTTCCTGACGGTGGCTTTCCTGGTGGCCGGTGTGTCGGCCTGGCGCTGGCGGCGTGGTGATCGGGCGCCGGCGGTGCTGGCGACGCTGCGCACCGGAGTGGCGCTGGGGGCTACGCTGGTGCCGGTGCAGATTCTCGTCGGTGATCTGCATGGGCTGAACGCGCTCGAACATCAGCCGGCCAAGGTGGCGGCGATCGAGGCGATCTGGGAGACCGAGCGCGGCGCGGCGCTGACGCTGTTCGGCTTCCCGGACGAGCAGGCACGCACCACCCACGCCGCGGTGAAAATTCCCAAGCTCGCCTCGCTGATCCTGACCCATGACTGGAATGGGGAGCTGCGTGGTCTGAACGAGTTCGTCGACGAGCATCCGCCGGTGGCGCCCGTGTTTTGGGCCTTCCGCTTGATGGTGGGGCTAGGCGTGCTGATGCTGCTGGTCGGCGTGTGGGGTGCAGTCCGGCTCTGGCGGCACCCAGAACCGAGCCCAGCGTTGGCTCGTGTCCTGGTGGGAATGAGTTTCTCCGGTTGGGTGGCGGTCCTGGCCGGCTGGTACGTGACCGAGATCGGACGGCAGCCGTGGCTGGTTCAGGGAGTGCTTTCCGCCGCCGAAGCCGCCTCGGCGGTGCCGGCACCGACGATCGGCGTCAGTCTGGCGCTGTATCTGCTGCTTTATGCGGTGTTGACGACGGCGTACGTGCGGGTGGTGTTCTACCTTGCCGCCCAGGCCCGGCACGCCGCGCCTTTCGGAAGCCGCGGCCGCGCCGAAGGGCCGCCGGTCATGCCTTACGTCCAGCCCAAGGCGTGA